In one window of Streptomyces sp. FXJ1.172 DNA:
- a CDS encoding ArsR/SmtB family transcription factor, which produces MSQPDIEAIAEQVFAALADPSRRAILAALASGGPATATDLAGRLPITRQAIAKHLALLAEAGLVTAEPGERRRVRYRLRSAPMRIAQQFLAALARDWDSPLDALKDHLDGQARGST; this is translated from the coding sequence ATGTCGCAGCCTGACATCGAGGCGATCGCCGAGCAGGTCTTCGCCGCCCTGGCCGACCCGAGCCGGCGCGCCATCCTGGCCGCGCTCGCTTCGGGGGGCCCGGCCACGGCCACGGACCTGGCCGGCCGGCTGCCGATCACGCGGCAGGCGATCGCCAAACACCTGGCCCTGCTGGCCGAGGCCGGTCTGGTGACGGCCGAACCGGGTGAACGACGCCGGGTGCGGTACCGGCTGAGGTCCGCGCCGATGCGAATAGCCCAGCAGTTCCTGGCCGCGCTGGCACGCGACTGGGACAGCCCGCTCGACGCGCTGAAAGACCACCTTGACGGGCAGGCACGCGGCTCCACGTGA
- a CDS encoding DUF2182 domain-containing protein, giving the protein MNANADFRRPAASAIALGVTLGLAAACWAAAAGLMHGMDMGTATSPGPPGFFALTWTTMMAAMMLPGAAPAVARHVRKTGGPRAALPFAGGYLAVWALAGVVPYAVDRPHGSAVAGVVVIAAGVYELTPVKRHFRARCRDDSSPGSGSGLRFGLYCAGSTVGLMAMLVALGVMSLLWMSVVAVLASAQKLLPARSVVDVPLALAIVGLGLVIVVEPALVPGLMPPGM; this is encoded by the coding sequence GTGAACGCGAACGCGGACTTCCGCCGGCCGGCCGCGTCGGCGATCGCACTGGGGGTGACGCTCGGGCTCGCCGCGGCATGCTGGGCAGCCGCGGCCGGGCTGATGCACGGCATGGACATGGGGACGGCGACCAGCCCCGGTCCGCCGGGGTTCTTCGCCCTGACGTGGACGACGATGATGGCGGCGATGATGCTGCCGGGCGCGGCTCCGGCCGTCGCCCGGCACGTCCGCAAGACCGGCGGACCGCGCGCCGCGCTGCCCTTCGCCGGAGGCTACCTGGCCGTCTGGGCGCTCGCGGGTGTCGTGCCGTACGCAGTGGACCGGCCGCACGGATCGGCGGTCGCCGGCGTCGTGGTGATCGCGGCGGGAGTGTACGAACTCACACCGGTCAAACGGCACTTCCGCGCGCGCTGCCGCGACGATTCCAGCCCTGGGTCCGGGTCCGGGCTGAGGTTCGGGCTGTACTGCGCCGGCTCGACCGTCGGGCTGATGGCGATGCTGGTGGCGCTGGGCGTGATGAGCCTGCTGTGGATGTCGGTGGTCGCCGTCCTCGCCTCCGCCCAGAAGCTGCTGCCCGCGAGGAGCGTGGTCGACGTTCCGCTGGCGCTGGCGATCGTCGGGCTCGGACTCGTGATCGTCGTCGAGCCCGCGCTGGTTCCGGGGCTCATGCCGCCAGGGATGTAA
- a CDS encoding SRPBCC domain-containing protein: MAFPDRIERTVEIAHPPAAVWAALTTAEGLSAWFGQQAEIDLRPGGSAWMKWDGGHFADMRVERVEEPTVFGYTWRVPGLPEDDPRRTYVEFTLEPVASGTRLTVVETGFAQLPDETRRSEYDDHAEGWARELGELVDHLDVAA; this comes from the coding sequence ATGGCATTCCCTGATCGCATCGAGCGGACCGTCGAGATCGCGCACCCCCCTGCCGCGGTGTGGGCGGCGCTCACCACGGCTGAGGGACTGAGCGCCTGGTTCGGCCAGCAGGCCGAGATCGATCTGCGCCCGGGCGGTTCGGCCTGGATGAAGTGGGACGGCGGGCACTTCGCCGACATGCGGGTGGAGCGGGTGGAGGAGCCGACGGTGTTCGGCTACACGTGGCGCGTGCCCGGACTGCCCGAGGACGACCCGCGCCGCACCTACGTGGAGTTCACCCTCGAACCGGTCGCCTCCGGCACCCGGCTGACGGTGGTCGAGACCGGCTTCGCCCAGCTGCCGGACGAGACCCGCCGCAGCGAGTACGACGACCACGCCGAGGGCTGGGCGCGCGAGCTGGGCGAGCTGGTCGACCACCTCGATGTCGCAGCCTGA